The sequence CGCGCGGGGTCGTGCGGGCGGTCACCGATTACGTCGCCGGCTTCACCGACCGCTTCGCGGGCGACGAGTACCGCCGGTTGTTCGATCCCGGTCGCCTCACGTAGGGCCGACCGGCGGACGCCGCGACGGCGTGGTCAGAACCCGTCCGCGTCGGCGCGCGCGACGGCGATCAGGTCGCCGGCATCCGCGTCGCGGAACCACACCGCCTCCGCCTCCACCCCCAGCACCCGCGCGAGCACCCACGGGTGCGTCACCACCGTCGAGGTGATCGCGCCCTCCGGCGGTTCGCGCAGGCGGAGGTCGACGAACAGGTCGCGACCTTCGCGGGTGACGTCGACCACCTGGACGTCGTAGCCGCTGCTCGGTCGCGACGCGAGCCGGACGGCGAACCAGGTTTCCCGGTCGAACCGGGCGTCGGGGGTCGGTGGGGGGTCGAGCGTCGGGGCCTGCAGCTCCGCCCACAGCGAACGCAGCGCGTCGCGGTCCTCGACGAGGCGGTACGTGTCGCGCTCGACCGGCGCGGCCTGGCGTCCGTCGGCGACGACGTCGTACAACAGCGCTTCGCTGGACGGTCGGTAGCGCGCGGCGTCCACCCGCACGTCGCGCTGCACGTAGAGCAGCGTGTGGAGGTACTCGTCGAGACCGCCCGGCGCGTCGGGCCCGAACGCGGGTGCGCGGCCGGCCGCCGCCTCGAACGCGGTGGGCGACACGACCGCGACGGCGAGCGGTTCGCCGTCCGCGGCGAGGCCGCGCGCGACGGCGTCCGCTTCGGCGGGCGTGAGGGCGCCGTCCCCCTGGAGGGGGCGGGCGACGGGGGTGGGGACGACGCGGCGGGCGTCGCCGGCCGCGACGTCGCCGGGCACCGCGAACCACCGTGCGCCGTCGAAGTAGTAGGCGGCCTCGAGCGGGGCGGCGGCGCGCACGTCGAGATCGGTGGTCAGGGGGATCCGGGCGACGGTGACGGGGGCCGCCTCGACGTCGTCGGCCGGGCGCACCTCGCGCAGGAAGGGGGCGTCGTCCACCGTCCGGGCGGCCGCGACGGCGAACGGCGCGGCGGCGTCGGTGTCCGCGTCGGCGACGAGCGGCCCGAGCGTTCGGTCCTCCCCACCGAGGCGGAGGGTGTCGGCGGAGCCGTAGACGTAGCGGACGCGCACCTCCTCGTCGCCGTCGACGAGGGCGACGTCGTGCACGATGCGGGACCCGACCGGGTCGCAGGCGACGGCGGTGAGCGCGAAGGCGACCAGCAGCGCGGTGAGGGGGGCGCGGGCGGCGAACGTCGTC comes from Trueperaceae bacterium and encodes:
- a CDS encoding protease complex subunit PrcB family protein, with translation MTTFAARAPLTALLVAFALTAVACDPVGSRIVHDVALVDGDEEVRVRYVYGSADTLRLGGEDRTLGPLVADADTDAAAPFAVAAARTVDDAPFLREVRPADDVEAAPVTVARIPLTTDLDVRAAAPLEAAYYFDGARWFAVPGDVAAGDARRVVPTPVARPLQGDGALTPAEADAVARGLAADGEPLAVAVVSPTAFEAAAGRAPAFGPDAPGGLDEYLHTLLYVQRDVRVDAARYRPSSEALLYDVVADGRQAAPVERDTYRLVEDRDALRSLWAELQAPTLDPPPTPDARFDRETWFAVRLASRPSSGYDVQVVDVTREGRDLFVDLRLREPPEGAITSTVVTHPWVLARVLGVEAEAVWFRDADAGDLIAVARADADGF